Proteins encoded in a region of the Paenibacillus sp. W2I17 genome:
- a CDS encoding RNA polymerase sigma factor — protein sequence MANRLQLLLASDFHNLGSALQEEVYYEYYNMVHGLIVYIIKERAAAEDIIQEAFIKIIKNKPIFEDEVKLKAWLKVVTRNTAINYLRKNKNNRNQLDTDSVFIDMETMNQTAASVESMVETQMMEESIEYYLGQLKPEYRVLVELRWKKGLSYREMAELLDTSEDIVKQRLFRARGSIKKQLHKEWGGSIEQRQVR from the coding sequence ATGGCCAATCGGCTTCAGTTATTACTAGCCTCAGATTTCCATAATTTAGGCTCTGCACTTCAAGAAGAAGTGTATTATGAATATTATAATATGGTACATGGTCTTATCGTTTATATCATCAAGGAGCGTGCTGCAGCAGAAGATATTATTCAGGAAGCTTTTATCAAAATCATTAAAAACAAACCCATCTTTGAAGACGAGGTCAAACTGAAAGCCTGGCTCAAGGTCGTCACACGGAACACAGCTATTAATTATCTGAGAAAAAATAAAAATAACCGTAACCAATTGGATACGGATAGTGTTTTTATAGATATGGAGACGATGAATCAGACGGCAGCTTCCGTGGAAAGCATGGTAGAAACGCAGATGATGGAAGAGTCCATTGAATATTATCTCGGACAGCTCAAACCGGAATACCGTGTACTGGTGGAGTTACGGTGGAAAAAAGGTCTCTCCTACCGAGAGATGGCCGAACTGCTGGATACCTCCGAAGACATTGTGAAGCAACGTTTGTTCAGAGCCCGTGGCAGTATCAAGAAGCAATTACATAAGGAATGGGGTGGAAGCATTGAGCAAAGGCAAGTCCGATAA
- a CDS encoding aminopeptidase: protein MLSFEQKLDRYAELAVRVGANVQPGQVFVISAMIDTAEFVRLLVRKGYEAGAKQVIVKYGDETVNRLRFEMAPEESFQEPPKWHAAELEELAANNAAFLTVLSSSPDLMKGIDPERISTHQRTFGQAMAKYRQYQQADKMSWTGVACPSPDWAAKVFPDLPAAEQVSQLWEAIFAAVRADLEDPVAAWEQHIERLETKAVALNNKKYQALHFLSPGTDLTVELPEGHIWAQAGSVNEQGTPFVANIPTEEVFTAPAKHGVNGKVSSTKPLSYGGSIIDRFSLTFENGRIIDFHAEEGQDMLERLISMDEGSHYLGEVALVPFHSPISESGILYYTTLYDENASCHLAIGSSYAFNIEGGKTMSPEELAARGMNTSITHVDFMMGSPETDIYGITANGEREAIFLKGDWAF from the coding sequence ATGTTAAGTTTTGAACAAAAACTGGATCGTTACGCCGAACTGGCTGTAAGAGTAGGTGCTAACGTGCAACCAGGACAAGTATTTGTCATCTCTGCGATGATTGATACCGCTGAATTCGTACGTTTACTGGTACGCAAGGGATATGAAGCTGGCGCCAAGCAGGTTATTGTAAAATACGGAGATGAAACCGTCAATCGATTGCGGTTTGAGATGGCCCCTGAGGAATCCTTCCAAGAGCCGCCGAAATGGCATGCAGCGGAGCTTGAAGAACTGGCGGCCAATAATGCAGCCTTTCTGACCGTATTGTCATCCAGCCCAGACCTGATGAAAGGTATTGACCCGGAGCGAATCTCGACCCATCAGCGTACATTTGGTCAGGCTATGGCCAAGTACCGTCAGTATCAACAGGCGGATAAAATGAGCTGGACGGGTGTGGCTTGTCCTTCCCCCGATTGGGCAGCCAAAGTATTCCCGGATCTCCCGGCAGCCGAGCAGGTTAGCCAGCTGTGGGAAGCCATTTTTGCTGCGGTGAGAGCCGATCTGGAGGACCCTGTAGCGGCTTGGGAACAGCATATTGAACGACTGGAGACCAAAGCCGTTGCCCTGAACAACAAGAAGTATCAAGCATTGCACTTCCTCTCCCCAGGGACGGATCTTACTGTCGAGCTTCCAGAAGGTCATATCTGGGCGCAGGCTGGTAGCGTGAATGAGCAAGGCACCCCTTTTGTCGCCAATATCCCGACAGAGGAAGTATTCACTGCTCCAGCCAAGCACGGTGTTAACGGCAAGGTGTCCAGCACCAAACCACTCAGTTATGGCGGCAGTATCATTGATCGTTTTTCACTCACATTTGAGAACGGACGTATCATTGATTTTCATGCTGAAGAAGGTCAGGATATGCTGGAAAGACTCATTTCCATGGATGAAGGATCTCATTACCTCGGCGAAGTCGCTTTGGTTCCCTTCCATTCACCGATCTCTGAGAGTGGTATCCTGTATTACACTACATTGTATGATGAGAATGCGTCTTGCCATCTTGCGATTGGCAGTTCCTATGCATTTAATATCGAAGGTGGCAAAACGATGTCTCCGGAAGAACTTGCAGCCCGTGGCATGAACACCAGTATTACTCATGTGGACTTCATGATGGGCTCACCCGAGACGGACATCTACGGTATCACAGCAAACGGCGAACGTGAAGCCATCTTCCTTAAGGGAGACTGGGCATTCTAA
- a CDS encoding aminopeptidase, producing MNTFETNLQQYAELAVQVGVNVHPGQTLVVNAPISAAHFVRLIVKAAYGKGAKLVKVNWSDETVTRLHYDLAPDEAFSIEPKWFAAEMTELVEEGAAILHVIAENPDLLNGVAQERIITSQKVRGKALEKYRAYQMADKFSWSIVAVPSPEWAAKVFPDLPEAQQVDRLWDVIFKTVRIGEQDAVAEWKTHLQNLDSRADLLNNKKYKKLHYTAPGTDLTIELPEGHIWVSGGSVNEQGHVFIANMPTEEVFTAPLKTGVNGTVRSTKPLSYGGNLIDGFSLTFENGRIVDYTAEQGLDALKNLIEMDEGAHYLGEVALVPHQSPISDTNILFYNTLFDENASNHLAIGNAYAFCLEGGKTMSKEELIERGMNSSLTHVDFMIGSGEMNIHGVTSEGAEEPIFLQGNWAF from the coding sequence ATGAATACTTTTGAAACGAATCTGCAGCAATATGCTGAACTGGCTGTACAAGTCGGTGTCAATGTCCATCCTGGACAGACACTCGTGGTTAACGCTCCAATCTCGGCAGCACATTTTGTACGACTGATTGTCAAAGCAGCTTACGGTAAAGGTGCGAAATTGGTCAAAGTAAACTGGAGCGATGAAACCGTTACACGTCTTCATTACGATCTTGCACCTGATGAAGCCTTCTCCATTGAACCGAAATGGTTTGCAGCTGAAATGACTGAACTCGTTGAAGAAGGTGCCGCTATTCTGCACGTCATCGCTGAAAATCCGGATCTGCTGAACGGTGTAGCGCAGGAACGCATTATTACCAGCCAAAAAGTGCGCGGCAAAGCGCTCGAAAAATATCGTGCTTATCAGATGGCTGACAAATTCAGCTGGTCTATCGTGGCCGTTCCTTCTCCGGAATGGGCAGCTAAAGTGTTCCCGGATCTGCCGGAAGCACAGCAAGTGGATCGCCTGTGGGACGTCATTTTCAAAACGGTACGGATCGGTGAGCAGGATGCTGTTGCCGAATGGAAAACCCATTTGCAAAACCTGGATTCCCGCGCTGATCTGCTGAACAACAAGAAATACAAAAAACTTCACTATACAGCTCCAGGCACAGACTTGACCATTGAACTTCCAGAAGGTCATATCTGGGTATCCGGTGGAAGTGTGAATGAGCAAGGACATGTCTTTATTGCCAATATGCCTACCGAAGAAGTATTCACGGCTCCGCTGAAAACAGGTGTTAACGGTACAGTGCGCAGCACGAAACCACTGAGCTACGGCGGCAACCTGATTGACGGATTCTCCCTTACATTTGAGAACGGTCGAATCGTAGATTACACCGCTGAGCAGGGACTGGATGCACTCAAAAACCTGATCGAGATGGATGAAGGTGCACACTATCTGGGTGAAGTAGCCCTCGTTCCACATCAGTCCCCAATTTCCGATACCAATATTTTGTTCTACAATACTTTGTTTGATGAAAATGCCTCCAACCATTTGGCGATTGGTAATGCCTATGCCTTCTGTCTGGAAGGTGGTAAAACGATGTCCAAAGAAGAGCTGATTGAACGTGGCATGAACTCCAGTCTCACTCATGTAGACTTCATGATTGGATCCGGAGAAATGAACATCCACGGTGTGACCTCCGAAGGCGCGGAAGAGCCGATCTTCCTGCAAGGAAACTGGGCATTTTAA
- a CDS encoding MBL fold metallo-hydrolase, with the protein MASDNLITEGLTGLEEVAPDILSLRTLFVNVVFIGEPGSRNWVLVDTGMARFTDHIVQVATERFQGPPSAIILTHGHFDHVGTVIELEQFWGVPVYAHPLEIPYLTGLKDYPPADPSVGGGLMSRLSFAYPNEAINLDDRIFSLPKDHSVPGLSGWEWVHTPGHTPGHVSLFREADRLLIAGDAIITVKQESLWSVLLQDKQLHGPPSYFTTDWQAAHQSVQHIRHLEPKLAITGHGHALSGDMLSESLKRLDLDFEENAVPDHGKYVD; encoded by the coding sequence ATGGCATCTGACAATCTGATTACAGAAGGGTTGACGGGACTTGAAGAAGTCGCGCCCGATATTCTCAGTCTACGTACACTATTCGTTAATGTCGTGTTCATCGGAGAGCCAGGAAGCAGGAACTGGGTCCTCGTGGACACCGGAATGGCGAGGTTCACAGATCATATTGTTCAGGTTGCAACAGAACGATTTCAAGGTCCGCCGTCTGCGATCATATTGACGCATGGTCACTTCGACCATGTAGGAACCGTTATTGAGCTGGAACAATTCTGGGGTGTGCCAGTGTATGCTCATCCGCTTGAAATTCCGTATTTAACGGGATTAAAAGATTACCCGCCAGCGGACCCTTCTGTAGGTGGAGGTTTAATGTCCAGGTTGTCATTTGCTTATCCTAATGAGGCAATCAATCTGGATGATCGGATATTCAGTCTACCCAAAGATCATTCCGTTCCAGGTCTATCAGGATGGGAGTGGGTGCACACGCCAGGTCATACGCCTGGACATGTGTCGCTGTTTCGGGAAGCAGACCGTTTGTTAATTGCGGGAGACGCGATCATCACAGTGAAGCAGGAGTCGCTGTGGAGTGTGTTGCTTCAGGACAAACAGTTGCATGGCCCGCCTTCCTATTTTACAACCGATTGGCAGGCTGCTCATCAATCTGTCCAGCATATAAGGCATCTGGAGCCGAAACTTGCGATTACCGGGCATGGGCATGCCTTGAGCGGAGATATGCTGAGTGAATCCTTGAAGCGGCTTGATCTGGATTTTGAAGAGAACGCTGTGCCGGATCACGGCAAATATGTGGATTAA
- a CDS encoding aldose 1-epimerase yields MTQQNAAFEEQFGGIPAVWLRFNQFEAAVIPSVGANLVAFRDTEKGFRYLREPNQDQMDEFMAAPAVYGIPILSPPNRYEDGRFPWNGKVYQLPVNEPATGNHLHGFLHDAEWKVEGYGSDQLESYVLLSQDVKEGHTFYQYLPFTFTVTLRYSLSSQGLQQQLIVRNNGTEYMPNLFAFHTAIAVPFAPDSQASDYTAKVTIGQRRELNERSLPTGQFQPLTPEEEQLKKDGVSPFFAAMDNHYTAEPQNGRNYMELTDHRTGDKLVYDVGTSYKHWMIWNNNMGGEFFCPEPQMNLVNAPNVEGTPAEEIGLIGLEPGELFEQSSRLYPIASQK; encoded by the coding sequence ATGACACAGCAAAATGCAGCATTTGAAGAACAATTTGGAGGGATTCCGGCCGTTTGGCTTCGTTTTAATCAGTTTGAAGCGGCAGTTATTCCAAGCGTGGGTGCCAACCTCGTTGCTTTCCGTGATACAGAAAAGGGTTTCCGTTATTTGAGAGAGCCGAATCAGGATCAGATGGATGAATTTATGGCTGCACCTGCGGTCTATGGAATTCCGATTCTTTCTCCACCAAACCGTTATGAGGATGGACGTTTCCCGTGGAATGGTAAAGTCTATCAGTTGCCTGTGAACGAACCGGCTACGGGTAACCATTTGCATGGATTTTTGCATGATGCCGAATGGAAGGTTGAGGGATACGGTTCTGATCAGCTGGAGAGTTATGTGTTGCTTAGCCAGGACGTGAAAGAAGGACATACATTCTATCAGTACCTGCCGTTTACGTTCACGGTGACGCTTCGTTACTCTTTGAGCAGCCAAGGACTTCAGCAACAATTGATCGTCCGCAACAACGGGACTGAATATATGCCGAATTTGTTTGCATTCCACACGGCGATTGCTGTACCTTTTGCACCGGACAGTCAGGCCTCGGATTACACGGCTAAAGTTACGATTGGACAACGTCGTGAATTGAATGAGCGATCTCTGCCAACAGGACAATTTCAACCGCTTACACCTGAGGAAGAACAATTGAAAAAAGACGGGGTTAGTCCGTTCTTTGCTGCCATGGATAATCATTACACTGCGGAGCCGCAGAATGGACGTAACTATATGGAACTTACGGATCACCGTACTGGAGACAAACTGGTATACGATGTGGGTACTTCGTACAAACACTGGATGATCTGGAACAATAACATGGGTGGCGAATTCTTCTGTCCTGAACCACAGATGAACCTGGTTAATGCCCCGAATGTTGAAGGCACTCCGGCAGAAGAAATCGGATTGATTGGTTTGGAACCAGGTGAACTATTCGAACAGAGCAGCCGATTGTATCCAATTGCGTCACAAAAATAA
- the fumC gene encoding class II fumarate hydratase has product MEYRIERDTLGEMKVPADRLWGAQTQRSKENFPIGSEHMPMEVIRALAILKKSAAASNHKLGKLSAAKSDAIAYAADEIIAGRIDDHFPLVVWQTGSGTQSNMNVNEVIANLGNQLLEQKGKEERLHPNDDVNMSQSSNDTFPTALHVAGVLAVEDQLLPAIAVLKATFADKSEAFKDIIKIGRTHLQDATPITLGQEISGWEAMLGKSERMIRESVQYLKELAIGGTAVGTGINAHPDFGDFTAKEIGKHTGKDFVSAPNKFHALTSHDEVVYAHGAVKALAADLMKIANDVRWLASGPRSGLGEIRIPENEPGSSIMPGKVNPTQSEAITMVVTQVMGNDAAIGFAASQGNFELNVFKPVIIYNFLQSVQLLADSIIAFNDKCAVGIEPNLDQIEHNLNNSLMLVTALNPHIGYENAAKIAKLAHKEGLSLKQATLQTGLLTEEQFDQYVDPAKMIAPKA; this is encoded by the coding sequence GTGGAATACCGCATTGAGAGAGATACGTTAGGCGAAATGAAAGTACCAGCCGACAGGCTGTGGGGAGCTCAGACGCAGCGCAGCAAGGAGAACTTCCCGATTGGCAGTGAACATATGCCGATGGAAGTTATACGTGCCCTTGCCATTTTGAAAAAAAGTGCTGCGGCCAGTAACCATAAATTAGGTAAATTATCTGCGGCTAAGTCAGATGCTATTGCTTATGCAGCAGACGAGATTATTGCAGGCCGAATTGATGACCATTTCCCATTGGTAGTGTGGCAGACTGGTAGCGGAACACAATCCAATATGAACGTGAACGAAGTGATTGCGAATCTGGGGAACCAACTGCTTGAGCAAAAGGGCAAGGAAGAGCGTCTGCATCCAAATGATGACGTGAATATGTCCCAGAGCTCCAACGATACATTCCCAACGGCTCTGCATGTCGCAGGTGTTTTGGCTGTTGAGGATCAACTCTTGCCGGCCATTGCGGTATTAAAAGCCACTTTTGCAGACAAGTCGGAGGCATTCAAGGATATTATCAAGATTGGACGTACCCACCTCCAGGATGCAACACCAATTACGCTTGGCCAGGAGATCAGTGGTTGGGAAGCCATGCTGGGCAAGAGTGAGCGTATGATCCGTGAAAGTGTACAGTATCTGAAGGAGCTTGCAATTGGCGGTACAGCTGTCGGAACGGGTATTAATGCGCATCCGGACTTTGGGGACTTCACTGCCAAGGAGATTGGCAAACATACAGGGAAAGATTTTGTATCTGCACCAAACAAATTCCACGCACTTACAAGTCATGATGAAGTTGTATATGCGCACGGTGCGGTTAAAGCGCTTGCAGCTGATTTGATGAAAATTGCCAATGATGTTCGCTGGTTAGCTAGTGGTCCTCGTAGTGGATTGGGCGAGATCCGTATTCCGGAGAATGAGCCAGGCAGCTCCATTATGCCAGGTAAAGTCAACCCAACTCAGAGCGAGGCCATTACTATGGTGGTTACGCAGGTCATGGGTAATGATGCAGCGATTGGTTTCGCGGCAAGTCAGGGTAATTTTGAACTGAATGTATTCAAACCGGTTATCATCTATAACTTCTTGCAATCCGTGCAACTCCTGGCGGACTCCATTATTGCGTTTAATGACAAGTGTGCCGTAGGCATCGAGCCTAATCTGGATCAGATTGAACATAATCTGAACAATTCGCTTATGCTGGTTACAGCGCTTAATCCGCATATTGGTTATGAGAATGCAGCCAAAATCGCGAAGCTTGCACACAAAGAAGGTTTATCTTTGAAACAGGCGACGTTACAAACGGGCCTGCTTACCGAAGAGCAATTTGATCAATATGTCGATCCGGCCAAAATGATCGCTCCAAAGGCCTAA
- a CDS encoding CHASE3 domain-containing protein produces the protein MSKTRRFTIRSKILLGYLVVVLLFGAVLLVLTAQINVLQKENDFISHHDLEVHNLTNAIEKNVLNMETGQRGFMITGNESYLEPYSQGLSQWSSNYDQLNALISDNPSQQQSLQSIKAHITRWIEIAGEPSVDLKKQGDQAKVVAFFESDPGKTEIDLLRSQLTTFRNTEIALTEARVTELARRSSTLLTIMYTLWGIIAALSIVAAIVISGNIVKTLRDVMQTISDISKGGNLKQRIQVRTHDEVGDLGHETNKLLDEVQEQNRVKDQITGIATLLQNPTNLEGLSRLFLNELAMLFEVPYSVLYYWKDNRLLRLAAYAGDGEKERSLGKVSLAPGEGLVGQSAVEKRVLRMNDLPQNYIRISSGLGYTSATSLTVVPVLFEGRTIAVIELASMKPLQENDMKLMQELTDIFSVSLHSTVTRMELQQLYDESQVLNEELQAQSEKLQAQTEEMLSQTEELQMQTEELHMLNDRLEIQKSAAETSANELAVVADQLRTSSGYKSEFLANMSHELRTPLNSMLILSEILSENKNQHLNSEEQNYASVIHKSGKDLLNLINDILDLSKVEAGQMEVDFDDVYLGSLPEVMNQYFLKTAEQKRIDFRIQLQSPLPETIVTDEMRLHQILRNLLSNAFKFTSEGEVALTISKMSLAHPEVKDQETDVIAFSVSDTGIGIAENKLLQIFDAFKQADGATARKYGGTGLGLSISQSLATLLGGSISATSREGHGSVFTLFLPLRRDEPETMNASRLFLNEVATTTPEVEKLPSITSGQSDVLLTPLEESLLSGRQVLVVDDDIRNVYALANALEQYGMNVISAQNGYECLELLERGGVKPDIIMMDIMMPELDGYETTRQIRERLGMTQLPIIALTAKAMKEDREKCIAAGASDYLSKPLNIKDVLSRMKLWMNHETMEI, from the coding sequence TTGTCAAAAACGAGAAGATTTACGATACGCTCCAAAATTTTATTGGGCTATCTTGTGGTTGTGCTTTTGTTTGGAGCTGTTCTGCTAGTGCTTACGGCCCAAATTAATGTGTTACAGAAGGAAAATGATTTTATCTCCCATCATGATCTGGAAGTACATAATCTGACCAACGCGATTGAAAAAAATGTCTTGAACATGGAGACAGGACAGCGTGGATTCATGATTACAGGCAATGAAAGTTACTTGGAGCCTTACTCCCAAGGTCTATCCCAGTGGAGTTCCAACTATGATCAGTTGAATGCTCTCATTAGCGATAATCCTTCACAGCAGCAGAGTCTGCAAAGCATCAAAGCTCATATAACACGCTGGATTGAGATTGCTGGGGAGCCGTCGGTGGACTTGAAAAAACAAGGGGATCAAGCGAAAGTTGTTGCATTCTTCGAATCTGATCCGGGTAAAACTGAAATTGATCTACTGCGCTCTCAACTTACAACCTTTCGTAACACAGAGATCGCTCTGACCGAGGCGAGGGTTACCGAACTTGCCAGACGCAGTTCCACACTGCTGACGATTATGTACACGCTGTGGGGTATTATTGCAGCATTATCCATTGTAGCTGCGATTGTGATATCAGGAAATATCGTTAAAACGTTGCGAGATGTTATGCAAACCATCAGTGATATCTCCAAAGGTGGAAACCTGAAGCAGCGAATTCAGGTTCGAACACATGATGAAGTGGGAGACCTAGGCCACGAAACCAACAAATTACTGGATGAAGTACAGGAACAGAATCGGGTCAAGGACCAGATCACAGGGATTGCCACACTTTTACAGAACCCGACCAATCTGGAGGGATTGTCTCGCTTGTTCCTGAACGAGCTAGCCATGTTGTTTGAAGTTCCATATAGCGTCTTATATTACTGGAAAGACAATCGACTGCTGCGCTTGGCTGCATATGCTGGGGATGGAGAGAAAGAACGTTCGCTCGGTAAAGTGTCGCTTGCTCCGGGTGAGGGGCTTGTAGGTCAAAGTGCTGTGGAGAAGCGAGTTTTACGCATGAATGATCTGCCCCAGAACTATATCCGAATCTCTTCGGGGCTTGGGTATACATCTGCCACATCACTTACTGTAGTACCGGTCCTCTTCGAAGGCAGAACGATTGCGGTAATCGAGCTTGCTTCAATGAAGCCGTTGCAAGAGAATGATATGAAGCTGATGCAAGAACTGACGGATATTTTTAGTGTTTCCCTACACTCGACCGTCACTCGCATGGAATTACAGCAATTATATGATGAGTCACAAGTTCTGAATGAAGAATTACAGGCACAATCGGAGAAACTTCAGGCTCAGACCGAAGAGATGCTGTCTCAGACGGAGGAACTGCAAATGCAGACCGAAGAGCTTCATATGCTTAATGATCGCCTGGAAATACAGAAGAGTGCTGCTGAGACATCAGCTAATGAACTTGCAGTTGTGGCAGATCAGTTACGAACAAGCTCGGGGTACAAATCCGAATTCTTGGCGAACATGTCCCATGAACTGCGGACACCTCTTAACAGCATGTTGATTTTATCCGAAATCTTGTCTGAGAATAAAAACCAACACTTGAATAGTGAAGAGCAGAACTATGCTTCAGTCATTCACAAATCAGGTAAAGACCTGCTGAATCTGATCAATGATATTCTGGATCTATCCAAGGTAGAGGCCGGGCAGATGGAAGTGGATTTTGATGATGTCTATCTGGGCAGTCTGCCTGAAGTCATGAATCAGTATTTCCTGAAAACAGCTGAGCAGAAAAGAATAGATTTCCGAATTCAGCTCCAAAGTCCTTTACCGGAAACCATCGTGACGGATGAGATGAGATTGCACCAGATTCTCCGAAATCTGCTCTCGAACGCATTCAAGTTCACGAGTGAGGGTGAAGTTGCCTTAACCATCTCGAAGATGAGTCTGGCTCATCCTGAAGTGAAAGACCAAGAGACCGACGTGATTGCTTTCTCCGTCAGTGATACAGGGATTGGCATTGCGGAAAACAAACTTCTACAGATCTTTGATGCATTCAAACAGGCGGATGGGGCTACGGCACGTAAATATGGCGGAACAGGACTTGGCCTGTCTATTTCTCAATCACTTGCGACTTTGTTGGGTGGGTCAATCTCGGCAACAAGTCGTGAAGGACATGGCAGTGTGTTCACGCTGTTCCTGCCACTGCGAAGAGATGAACCTGAGACTATGAATGCATCGCGGTTGTTCCTGAATGAGGTGGCTACCACTACACCTGAGGTCGAAAAGCTTCCTTCCATAACTTCCGGACAATCTGATGTTTTATTGACACCTCTGGAAGAATCTTTGCTCAGTGGTCGTCAAGTGCTTGTCGTTGATGATGATATACGAAATGTATATGCGCTGGCTAACGCTCTTGAGCAATACGGCATGAATGTCATCTCAGCTCAGAATGGGTACGAATGTCTGGAATTGCTGGAGCGTGGGGGAGTCAAACCTGATATCATCATGATGGATATTATGATGCCGGAACTGGATGGTTATGAGACGACTCGCCAGATCCGTGAACGGCTTGGCATGACCCAGCTTCCGATTATTGCGCTGACAGCCAAGGCCATGAAAGAGGATCGGGAGAAATGTATTGCAGCAGGCGCTTCGGACTATCTCAGCAAACCGCTGAATATCAAAGATGTGTTATCCCGTATGAAATTATGGATGAATCACGAAACCATGGAAATCTGA
- a CDS encoding PucR family transcriptional regulator, translated as MQLTVKEALQVYPLSEAKLVAGGEGTSRMMKSVNVMDAPDIADWIKSGEMLFTTAFIMKDSETDALRLMRRLNERGCAGLGIKLGRFWQSIPQGIVEEADRLRLPLLELPFQFTFSDQMNALFKAEHERSNRLLHEVVQKQKKLMQFALQQQPHRNVFAELATVLNYPLAVIGSRGHVLYGSEGIAGDAVTQGWPWKSVMHRVKWNQGSCHRVPIKQNDEEYGSLLVFTDSALSLRAEEELFQQAADVLAFYMDMTYREHINPTVQDEMRTLLSQYLDNKMTIQELTTLSENKGVHLFQGTYQCVLITLEPTVFAEGKLLKQIHRELQYNPLMQFTASQHFQIEDGILSIYTSPTGRDYGEELSSFLLSRFGDVLAAQEAKGAPAPRFWISKMKHEPKSLREAYQECLDTRQLARRFGMKDRALQFEMLEFAYVFQHVPDNIMENYCNKVLEPLLARDGDPNQVLMNTLESFIENDGLINEAAKQLFVHRNTVTYRMEKVGSLLQMDFKKTNDLLKLKLVFTFRKFVRDKAAARPHNVQL; from the coding sequence ATGCAACTTACGGTTAAAGAGGCTTTACAGGTGTACCCGTTGTCAGAGGCCAAACTGGTTGCGGGTGGAGAAGGGACTTCACGGATGATGAAATCCGTTAACGTCATGGACGCTCCTGATATCGCGGATTGGATCAAATCCGGAGAAATGTTGTTCACCACCGCTTTTATTATGAAAGACAGTGAGACGGATGCACTACGTTTGATGCGACGTTTGAATGAACGCGGCTGTGCAGGACTCGGCATCAAGCTGGGACGTTTCTGGCAGTCCATTCCCCAAGGTATTGTCGAGGAAGCTGATCGGCTTCGTTTACCGCTGCTTGAGCTCCCCTTTCAATTCACTTTCTCGGACCAGATGAATGCCTTGTTCAAGGCTGAACATGAACGTAGCAACCGATTGCTGCATGAGGTTGTGCAAAAACAGAAAAAATTAATGCAGTTTGCACTGCAACAGCAGCCACATCGGAATGTGTTTGCCGAACTTGCCACGGTACTGAACTATCCGCTTGCCGTCATTGGTTCACGTGGGCATGTGCTGTATGGTAGTGAAGGCATTGCAGGGGATGCTGTAACCCAAGGCTGGCCTTGGAAATCCGTCATGCACCGAGTGAAATGGAATCAGGGAAGTTGTCATCGCGTACCCATCAAGCAAAATGATGAAGAATACGGATCTTTGCTTGTGTTTACCGATTCAGCCCTATCACTTAGAGCGGAGGAAGAGCTGTTCCAGCAGGCTGCCGATGTACTGGCATTTTATATGGATATGACTTATCGTGAGCATATTAATCCGACCGTGCAAGATGAGATGCGTACACTGCTTTCACAGTATCTGGATAACAAAATGACCATTCAGGAATTGACCACTTTGAGTGAAAACAAAGGTGTACATCTATTCCAGGGAACTTATCAGTGCGTACTGATCACGCTTGAGCCAACTGTGTTTGCCGAGGGAAAGCTGCTTAAACAGATTCATCGCGAGTTGCAATACAATCCGCTGATGCAATTCACTGCCTCACAGCATTTTCAGATTGAGGATGGCATTCTGTCCATCTACACCAGCCCAACAGGGCGAGATTATGGAGAGGAGCTGTCAAGTTTTCTCTTGAGCCGTTTCGGTGATGTTCTGGCAGCGCAAGAAGCGAAAGGAGCACCGGCTCCGCGTTTCTGGATCAGCAAAATGAAACATGAGCCCAAGTCGCTCCGTGAAGCGTACCAGGAGTGCCTGGATACACGACAACTGGCTCGTCGATTCGGTATGAAAGACCGTGCGTTGCAATTTGAAATGCTCGAATTTGCCTATGTGTTCCAACACGTACCGGATAACATCATGGAGAACTACTGCAATAAAGTACTTGAACCGTTACTTGCCAGGGATGGTGATCCCAATCAAGTGCTGATGAATACATTGGAGTCCTTTATCGAGAATGACGGACTGATCAATGAAGCTGCCAAACAGCTGTTTGTGCATCGCAACACGGTCACTTACCGGATGGAGAAAGTCGGCAGCTTGCTGCAAATGGACTTTAAGAAAACGAATGATCTGCTTAAATTAAAGCTGGTATTTACCTTCCGCAAGTTCGTGCGGGACAAAGCAGCTGCAAGACCGCACAATGTCCAACTCTAG